One window of Pyrus communis chromosome 12, drPyrComm1.1, whole genome shotgun sequence genomic DNA carries:
- the LOC137709776 gene encoding signal peptide peptidase-like 2, which produces MDLQRLCGLVFVSALTVILVGNPSSVTAGDIVHDDDSAPKKPGCENNFVLVKVQTWIDGVEANEFVGVGARFGTTIVSKEKNAQQTHLVLSDPRDCCSKPKKKLTGDVIMVDRGQCKFTTKANIAQAANASAVLIINNQKELYKMVCEPDETALDIHIPTVMLPQDAGSTLEKMLMSNSLVSVQLYSPKRPVVDIAEVFLWLMAVGTILCASFWSAWSAREAAIEHERLLKDAADEIPRAKTPLGASVVDISTTSAVLFVVVASCFLVILYKLMSSWFVVLLVVLFCIGGVEGLQTCLVALLLRWFKRTGELYIKLPILGAVSYLTLAVSPFCITFAVLWGVYRNLSFAWIGQDILGIALIITVLQIVRIPNLKVATVLLSCAFLYDIFWVFVSKKLFHESVMIVVARGDKSGEDGIPMLLKIPRMFDPWGGFSIIGFGDILLPGLLVAFSLRYDWLANKTLRAGYFIWAMIAYGLGLLITYVALNLMDGHGQPALLYIVPFTLGTLLTLGKKRGDLQILWFRGEPEWPCPHIELEGSHEVNE; this is translated from the exons GTAAAAGTTCAAACTTGGATTGATGGAGTTGAGGCAAATGAGTTTGTTGGTGTGGGTGCTAGATTTGGAACTACGATTGTTTCAAAGGAGAAAAATGCACAGCAAACTCACCTTGTTCTTTCTGATCCTCGCGATTGTTGCAGCAAACCAAAAAAGAAG CTTACTGGAGATGTCATCATGGTTGACCGAGGCCAATGCAAATTCACAACTAAGGCAAATATTGCCCAAGCTGCCAATGCTTCTGCTGTCCTCATTATAAATAACCAGAAAG AACTTTACAAGATGGTGTGTGAGCCAGATGAAACTGCTCTAGATATTCACATACCAACAGTCATGCTCCCACAGGATGCGGGTTCGACCTTGGAAAAGATGTTAATGAGCAATTCATTGG TGTCTGTGCAGCTGTACTCTCCAAAGCGACCTGTAGTTGACATTGCAGAAGTATTTTTATGGTTGATGGCAGTCGGCACCATCTTGTGTGCATCCTTTTGGTCTGCATGGAGTGCCAGAGAAGCAGCTATTGAACATGAAAGGCTATTAAAG GATGCTGCTGATGAAATCCCACGTGCCAAAACTCCTTTAGGTGCTAGTGTAGTAGACATCAGCACAACGTCAGCAgtcttgtttgttgttgttgcttcATGCTTCTTGGTTATACTGTACAAGCTTATGTCATCCTGGTTCGTCGTGCTTTTGGTGGTTCTTTTCTGCATAGGTGGTGTAGAG GGATTGCAAACTTGCTTGGTTGCATTGTTGTTGAG GTGGTTCAAACGTACCGGAGAATTGTACATTAAACTACCTATCTTGGGAGCAGTCTCATACCTAACTTTGGCTGTTTCTCCGTTCTGCATAACATTTGCTGTTCTTTGGGGAGTTTATCGCAACCTTTCCTTTGCCTGGATTGGTCAAGATATACTT GGAATTGCGTTGATAATCACAGTTCTTCAAATTGTTCGAATACCTAATCTGAAG GTGGCTACGGTCCTCCTCAGTTGTGCCTTCTTGTATGACATCTTTTGGGTGTTTGTTTCTAAGAAGTTGTTCCATGAAAGCGTGATGATTGTG GTAGCTCGTGGCGACAAAAGTGGAGAGGATGGTATTCCAATGCTACTAAAGATCCCACGCATGTTCGACCCATGGGGTGGTTTCAGCATCATAGGATTTGGTGACATCCTATTACCAGGCCTGCTTGTAGCATTCTCGCTCAG GTATGATTGGTTGGCAAATAAGACTCTCCGTGCTGGATacttcatttgggcaatgatTGCTTATGGATTAG GTCTTCTCATCACATATGTGGCATTAAACTTGATGGATGGGCATGGCCAACCAGCACTTCTTTACATTGTTCCATTTACACTTG GCACTTTGCTGACATTAGGTAAGAAGAGAGGTGACTTGCAGATTCTGTGGTTTAGAGGAGAACCGGAATGGCCCTGCCCACATATTGAGCTTGAAGGTAGTCACGAAGTGAACGAATAA
- the LOC137710062 gene encoding ribosome-inactivating protein bryodin II-like, with protein MALALSLLKATPRTYTAFIEALRARLTAGRPTSHGIPVLPRIKDVPDAQRFLYVDLTNYNGDTVRVAIDVVNVYVVGYRSDYPELGPHARRTAQSSASGAPGSRIHENIPMLEQIPLGRNELDNAISKLHYAASHSDQAAAFIVIIQMVSEAARFRYIESQVGTRMGIDNPPYIPDPAMRSLENEWSALSEQIQNVPANGNRFSRSIQLTTVNYRPLVVDSVEADMVQRRGIVMLLNASQVQTLDLQ; from the exons ATGGCACTTGCCCTCTCTCTTTTGAAGGCAACCCCTAGGACATACACAGCATTCATCGAAGCACTACGAGCCCGACTCACAGCCGGACGACCGACATCACATGGTATACCGGTGCTGCCCCGAATAAAAGACGTGCCAGACGCGCAGCGCTTTCTTTATGTTGATCTCACCAACTATAACGGCGACACCGTCAGGGTCGCAATCGATGTAGTAAACGTTTATGTGGTGGGATATCGTTCTG ACTACCCCGAGCTTGGACCACATGCACGACGTACAGCACAATCAAGTGCATCAGGTGCTCCAGGGTCACGTATACATGAGAATATACCTATGCTTGAGCAAATCCCCCTGGGACGCAATGAACTCGATAACGCCATCAGTAAGTTGCACTATGCGGCATCCCACTCCGACCAAGCCGCAGCGTTTATTGTGATCATTCAGATGGTCTCGGAAGCGGCAAGGTTCCGGTACATTGAGAGTCAAGTCGGCACTAGAATGGGGATAGACAACCCTCCTTATATACCAGACCCTGCAATGCGGAGCCTGGAAAACGAGTGGTCTGCTCTCTCGGAGCAGATCCAGAATGTACCGGCCAATGGAAACCGATTCAGTAGGTCTATTCAGCTCACAACTGTCAACTATCGTCCCCTCGTAGTTGACAGTGTTGAAGCAGACATGGTTCAGCGGCGGGGTATCGTGATGCTCCTGAATGCGAGTCAGGTGCAAACACTTGACCTGCAGTGA
- the LOC137710063 gene encoding ribosome-inactivating protein cucurmosin-like: protein MALSFSIKNATTTTYRTFIEALRAQLTAGGSTSHGIPVLRRRQDVTDDQRFVLVNLTNYDSYTITVAIDVVNAYVVGYCAGTRSYFLRDPATHPPPLHRLFPGTTRTTLPFAGDYLGLGRAAQEALQQNTNRNRAAGSRIHENIPMRERIPLGPGELDNAISQLRYAESASSQAAAFIVIIQIVSEAARFRYIQGQVRDRIRDGTSAVPDPAMLSLENSWSNLSEQIQMVPANQLLFINNGCVQIRKADNSIVLVKSVDSDAVRSVAFLLYCGGNPPAPNSESARTSKVTVQKPTPAKKKK, encoded by the coding sequence ATGGCACTATCCTTCTCCATTAAGAATGCGACCACCACGACATACAGAACTTTCATAGAAGCTCTGCGAGCCCAACTAACAGCCGGAGGATCCACATCACATGGGATTCCGGTGCTGCGTCGGAGACAAGATGTGACGGATGACCAGCGCTTTGTTCTTGTTAATCTCACCAACTACGACAGTTATACAATAACTGTCGCAATCGATGTGGTGAACGCTTACGTGGTGGGTTATTGTGCCGGTACTCGCTCCTACTTTCTTCGAGATCCTGCAACTCATCCGCCTCCACTCCATAGATTATTCCCCGGCACCACGCGGACTACTTTGCCCTTCGCTGGGGACTACCTCGGGCTTGGCCGAGCTGCCCAGGAGGCACTGCAACAGAATACAAACCGTAACCGGGCAGCAGGGTCACGTATACATGAGAACATACCTATGCGTGAGCGGATCCCGCTGGGACCCGGAGAACTAGATAACGCCATCAGCCAGTTGCGCTACGCAGAATCTGCATCTTCCCAAGCCGCCGCGTTTATTGTGATTATTCAAATAGTCTCTGAAGCCGCAAGGTTCCGGTACATTCAGGGACAAGTCCGCGACCGCATTCGTGACGGAACTTCAGCTGTGCCGGACCCTGCAATGCTCAGCCTCGAAAACAGTTGGTCTAATCTGTCTGAGCAGATCCAGATGGTACCGGCCAATCAATTACTCTTCATCAATAATGGGTGTGTTCAGATCCGAAAAGCCGACAATAGTATTGTCCTAGTAAAGAGTGTTGACTCAGACGCCGTTCGCAGTGTCGCGTTCCTGCTCTACTGCGGAGGCAACCCTCCTGCACCGAACAGTGAGAGTGCCCGGACGTCCAAGGTTACTGTTCAGAAGCCAACCCCcgccaagaagaagaaatag